GGTTATACTGAGACATCAGACTCACGAAAGTATCCTTACCGATCTTCTCAGCAATGAATCTCAATACTTTTCCCGAGCCTGAAATTCTGTTTGGAAGGACCAGCAGGCGGATTATCAAACCCTGGAGAGCAACTCCGTCGCTATCGGCTCGAAGCTGACCAACCTGCCTGTGCATCTCAAGTACCGCTTTTCTGGCAGCTTCAGGATAATCCGCCGCTGCCGAATATTTTTCCGCGTAATCAGAGTCCCAGTACTTAAAATCCGGAAGGTATATATCAACGAGACCGTCAAGCAGTTTCAGGAGTTCCAGGGAATCGTATCCGCTGCTATTGTAAATCAGCGGTATCCTCAGCCCCTTTTCAGCGGCAAGGGCAACGGCTTCGAATATCTGTGGAGCATAATGTGTCGGAGATACAAAACCGATGGTTTTACAACCCCGCTTCTGAAAATCCAGAAGCATTTCAGCTACTTCCTCCGGAGTCTTCTCCCATCTTGCCGGTACATATCCTTCAGGCTGACTGATTGAATGATTCTGACAGAATACACAGCGTAAATTACACCGACCGAGAAAAATATTCCCTACACCGGCTTTCCCTGTAAGCACAGGTTCCTCACCCATGTGCGCACAGGATGAAGCAACCTCCATCATTACTCCCGCTCCGCAGAATCCCCTTTCACCGGCTATGCGGTTAACTTCGCAATTGCGGGGACAGAGTCGGCATTGTTCAAGATGCTGTCGAAGCATTGTTATCCTCGGATGAAGGTCTCCGCTCTCAAGCATTTTGAGATAACCTGGCTTGTATGTCACACCATCTCCGCTGCGAGAACAAGTCTATAGAGTTCATTGTCCCGGAGAAGATTCTTATGAGTATCAAATGCGTTCAATCTACCCTCATGAATGAATATCACCTTGTTACTTCTCCGCACAGTTGCTTCCCTGTGCGTGAC
The Candidatus Aegiribacteria sp. genome window above contains:
- a CDS encoding radical SAM protein; its protein translation is MLESGDLHPRITMLRQHLEQCRLCPRNCEVNRIAGERGFCGAGVMMEVASSCAHMGEEPVLTGKAGVGNIFLGRCNLRCVFCQNHSISQPEGYVPARWEKTPEEVAEMLLDFQKRGCKTIGFVSPTHYAPQIFEAVALAAEKGLRIPLIYNSSGYDSLELLKLLDGLVDIYLPDFKYWDSDYAEKYSAAADYPEAARKAVLEMHRQVGQLRADSDGVALQGLIIRLLVLPNRISGSGKVLRFIAEKIGKDTFVSLMSQYNPMHHAKEYPLLSRILKPYEYSEIEKVLLSLGFEHGWTQDPVTSPNNYLPGSDFIL